A region of Methanosphaera sp. WGK6 DNA encodes the following proteins:
- a CDS encoding class I adenylate-forming enzyme family protein codes for MINVTTFLDANACRLDKPVYYCIDRNKRYNSRDILGIISEIGRKLINLGILKGDRVLIYLPNGPEYLFSLLALWRIGAVAIPTNRIYTKNELQYFIDDSDAKLIITDENIADLSIESYLIHSMDEYVDAPILEACNTSWDDLCQLQYTSGTTGKPKGAMLTHGNWFSAIQNECDVLKMNHNSVMFCIYPMAHVGISWAISALRSAALCITKSKYTFEEYLDIIFENHVTHATGMPPVIHSIVSNPDLVGNKLYTVESIISGGGPLHKEIWKKFYKKYGIAVLNAYGLSETIVIGTGTVIRPEDYAFADKFESVGHPVCFSEVKIVDSNNPEIELDKNETGEIALRGPSTAIGYWNKPEANKKTFLENGWFLTGDIGFLDKDNRLFITDRKKDMIIMSGWKIYPTEVEETLLKYESVDEIAVFSFPHEHRGEIPVAAVIWKNKEDVDGLLEYARENLARYKIPRKIFTTEELPRVNGWKLLRKDLRKMFLK; via the coding sequence ATGATAAATGTAACCACATTTTTAGATGCAAATGCATGTAGATTAGATAAACCAGTTTATTATTGTATAGATAGAAATAAAAGGTATAATTCTAGAGATATTTTAGGGATAATTTCAGAAATAGGCAGAAAATTAATAAACTTAGGAATATTAAAAGGAGATAGAGTTCTCATATATTTACCAAATGGTCCGGAATACTTATTTTCATTATTGGCCTTGTGGCGTATTGGTGCAGTAGCTATACCAACCAATAGAATATATACAAAAAATGAATTACAATACTTTATTGATGATTCAGATGCTAAATTAATAATAACTGATGAAAATATAGCAGATTTATCTATTGAATCTTATTTAATTCATTCAATGGATGAATATGTTGATGCACCAATATTAGAGGCATGTAATACTAGTTGGGATGATTTATGTCAACTTCAATATACTAGTGGAACAACAGGAAAACCTAAAGGAGCTATGTTAACTCATGGTAATTGGTTTAGTGCAATACAAAATGAATGTGATGTATTAAAAATGAATCATAATAGTGTAATGTTCTGTATTTATCCAATGGCACATGTAGGTATATCATGGGCAATATCAGCACTACGCTCTGCTGCATTATGTATTACAAAAAGTAAATACACATTCGAAGAATACTTAGATATAATATTTGAAAATCATGTGACTCATGCAACAGGAATGCCACCTGTGATTCATTCAATAGTATCAAATCCTGATTTAGTTGGAAATAAATTATACACTGTAGAAAGTATTATTTCTGGAGGAGGACCTCTTCATAAAGAAATATGGAAAAAATTCTATAAAAAATATGGAATTGCAGTGTTAAATGCATATGGATTATCCGAAACAATAGTAATAGGAACAGGAACAGTAATACGTCCAGAAGATTATGCATTTGCAGATAAATTTGAAAGTGTAGGTCATCCAGTATGTTTTAGTGAAGTAAAAATAGTGGATTCTAATAATCCGGAAATAGAATTAGATAAAAATGAAACAGGAGAAATAGCTTTAAGAGGACCATCAACAGCCATTGGGTATTGGAATAAACCTGAAGCAAATAAAAAAACATTTCTTGAAAATGGATGGTTTTTAACAGGAGATATTGGATTTTTAGATAAAGATAATCGGTTATTCATAACAGACCGTAAAAAAGACATGATAATTATGTCTGGTTGGAAAATATATCCAACAGAAGTAGAAGAAACACTACTTAAATATGAATCTGTTGATGAAATAGCAGTATTTAGTTTTCCACATGAACATCGTGGAGAAATACCTGTAGCTGCAGTTATATGGAAAAATAAAGAAGATGTAGATGGTTTGCTTGAATATGCAAGAGAAAATCTTGCACGATATAAAATACCAAGAAAAATATTTACAACTGAAGAACTTCCAAGAGTTAATGGATGGAAATTACTTAGAAAAGACTTAAGAAAAATGTTTTTAAAATAG
- a CDS encoding 2-phosphoglycerate kinase, with product MLLVEGEIGGKKYQEPFSKGILSKSLVRSEVEPGKAYEIAVEIEKSFEEEGTTVVSIVDLINKVKDRLEQENPSLAKKYLTWKAIRRSEDPLIILIGGASGIGTSSISFELANKLGIKNMLSTDMIREVMRKMVSKELCPTLFESSYTAADALTTPAPPEFDKTLLGFKDHVNTVSVGLTGVVERAIKEGISIVIEGVHIVPGFIDEELLNTPNVHLFVLSLSDEEIHKSRFYSRCRQLWARRPLKRYLKHFTAIRKTHDYIVGEAHKYSVPVIENIDVTNTIDSMIEHIIEEKQKEELSHEK from the coding sequence ATGTTATTGGTTGAAGGAGAAATAGGTGGGAAAAAATATCAAGAACCCTTTTCAAAAGGTATACTTTCTAAATCATTAGTACGTTCTGAAGTAGAACCTGGGAAAGCTTATGAAATAGCAGTAGAAATAGAAAAATCTTTTGAAGAAGAAGGAACTACAGTAGTATCTATCGTTGATTTAATCAATAAAGTTAAAGATAGATTAGAACAAGAAAATCCATCATTAGCTAAAAAATATTTAACATGGAAGGCAATTAGACGATCAGAGGATCCTTTAATTATACTAATAGGTGGTGCATCAGGTATTGGAACATCTTCTATTTCATTTGAACTAGCTAATAAACTAGGAATTAAAAATATGCTAAGTACTGATATGATTCGTGAAGTAATGCGAAAAATGGTATCTAAAGAATTATGTCCAACATTATTTGAATCTAGTTATACCGCAGCAGATGCATTAACAACTCCAGCACCACCCGAATTTGATAAAACATTATTGGGATTTAAAGACCATGTTAATACAGTAAGTGTTGGATTAACAGGGGTTGTTGAACGAGCTATAAAAGAAGGTATAAGTATAGTTATAGAAGGTGTTCATATTGTACCTGGATTTATTGATGAAGAATTACTAAATACACCTAATGTACATTTATTTGTATTATCATTATCTGATGAAGAAATTCATAAAAGTAGATTTTATTCAAGATGTCGTCAATTATGGGCAAGAAGACCATTAAAAAGATACTTAAAACACTTCACAGCAATACGTAAAACTCATGATTATATAGTTGGTGAAGCACATAAATATTCTGTTCCTGTAATTGAAAATATTGATGTAACTAATACTATTGATTCAATGATTGAACATATCATTGAGGAAAAACAGAAAGAAGAGTTATCACATGAAAAATAA
- a CDS encoding flippase: MNTASKIIKNSSLLIIATIINNLMTFILTLFTARYLGTYNYGIISSAISIVGILTVFTDLGLATYAIREVSRNTSLTSKYFGTVLFFRVIFSLIVFIFYIIFILNSNFNYETTLVMILFGIYMVISSLTYCYNSLFQSNEQVQYQTIGTVVYSVSVLLIILLIIFYNGNVISVAAGYPIAMFLSFIYTTYAAIKHYPKFKVSLEKSFIKELFVKGIPFGVSAAFTSIYFWIAQIILTYMSNSTSVGLFSSSQKLLLIVAAILTLFFNVIFPVMSRLFTTDKKQLKHLYHKVMKYALIMGIGMAIIVSFYSADIIYIIYGSEYVVGSGALTILIWAGMFMFLSNISSTMLGAINKQVTVTKITGVGALFSVILNIIMINKYSYIGASISTVLTEFLIVVLMLYALSKTEFKLSLKKSIIPIIQVIISSIFMTVVIVIFNFPFIIGVLIGLLVYIIALFITRAIDSEDRDIIYNFIEEIINK; the protein is encoded by the coding sequence ATGAATACAGCAAGTAAAATCATAAAAAATTCAAGTTTACTAATAATTGCTACAATAATCAATAATTTAATGACATTTATATTAACATTATTCACAGCACGGTATCTTGGAACATATAATTATGGAATCATATCTTCAGCAATATCTATTGTTGGAATTTTAACAGTATTCACTGATTTGGGACTTGCAACATATGCTATACGTGAAGTTTCACGAAACACCTCATTGACAAGTAAATACTTTGGTACAGTATTATTTTTTAGAGTAATATTTTCCTTAATTGTATTTATATTCTATATCATATTCATATTAAATAGTAATTTTAATTATGAAACTACTCTTGTAATGATTCTTTTCGGTATTTATATGGTGATAAGTTCACTAACATATTGTTATAATTCATTATTTCAGAGCAATGAACAAGTACAATACCAAACAATTGGTACTGTAGTATATAGTGTATCTGTTTTATTAATCATATTACTAATAATATTCTATAATGGTAATGTTATAAGTGTTGCAGCAGGCTATCCTATAGCAATGTTTTTATCTTTCATATATACAACTTATGCTGCAATAAAACATTATCCTAAATTCAAAGTATCATTAGAAAAATCATTTATAAAAGAATTATTTGTTAAAGGAATACCTTTTGGAGTATCTGCAGCATTCACATCAATATATTTTTGGATAGCTCAAATTATATTGACATATATGTCTAATAGTACATCTGTAGGATTATTTAGCTCTTCACAGAAACTTTTACTTATAGTTGCAGCAATTCTTACATTGTTCTTTAATGTAATATTCCCTGTAATGAGTAGATTATTTACTACTGATAAAAAACAATTAAAACACTTATATCATAAAGTAATGAAATATGCTTTGATAATGGGAATAGGTATGGCTATAATTGTTTCATTCTATTCGGCAGATATTATTTATATTATTTATGGATCAGAATATGTTGTTGGTTCCGGAGCTTTAACCATACTTATATGGGCTGGAATGTTTATGTTTCTTAGTAATATTTCATCAACAATGCTTGGAGCTATCAATAAACAAGTTACTGTTACTAAAATTACAGGAGTTGGTGCTTTATTCAGTGTAATTTTAAATATAATTATGATTAATAAATATTCTTATATTGGTGCAAGTATTAGTACTGTACTTACTGAATTTTTAATTGTTGTGTTAATGTTATATGCATTGTCTAAAACAGAGTTTAAACTAAGTCTGAAAAAATCAATAATTCCTATAATTCAAGTAATAATTTCAAGTATTTTTATGACTGTTGTAATAGTTATATTTAATTTTCCATTTATTATTGGAGTTTTAATAGGATTACTTGTTTATATTATTGCATTATTTATAACAAGAGCTATTGATTCAGAAGATCGTGATATTATATATAATTTCATTGAGGAAATTATAAATAAATAA
- a CDS encoding DUF2070 family protein encodes MALTDRIMNTSKYLIKLPETKSSLLLIIIVSFITGGISSCLEPGLSLNSLAYYFLSGGATTFFLLGTTAIASGGLVYTLVNKLNKRHIKQKQAMFLSFIGMLIVCILYIIGYIISVVTNITLLNFLVLGILFTFAIESMILWATSNIRYYQGILIGAIQPILILSMLVLINYITFATISINAVLSLYLKAILGAIVLAIAVYAFVEIIQSPIKNNLGVGGLELLSLFVAQISDGSQGMEQIFNEIGEEIDTSVSLISFKTEKGIKANYISPGVHPGPVGSIGGSNLPTIVANQLENFSIIAHGAATHDFNPVTEKEVDKITEAINSILPNLKYSDKASKFQRIKSQDAKLGVQQFNDGLVLLTTFAPNPGDDIDYGIGLALSYQAKAQTGVKDIVFVDCHNCLEGNYDRLLAGQNRVTQLENAIEQINPNQELYPIKMGYAYNPLDEIPVKDGIGESGVKLMLTEVDTQKMLYVVFDGNNMQKGFREQIITTIKEKYPEIDMIEVMTTDTHLVNTISGGGLTVGSKHQEILLKEILKLIPKAINDLEYVQVASGTAKIQLKAFGPNNSTQLVTTLSSILSVAKLLAPLVFLVAALITIFGIFRI; translated from the coding sequence ATGGCATTAACAGATCGAATAATGAACACCTCTAAATATCTAATTAAATTACCTGAAACAAAGAGTTCTTTACTTCTTATAATTATAGTAAGTTTTATTACTGGAGGTATCTCTAGTTGTTTAGAACCTGGACTTTCTCTTAATTCATTAGCATATTACTTTCTCAGTGGTGGAGCAACAACATTTTTCCTCTTGGGAACCACAGCAATAGCTTCTGGTGGATTAGTATATACACTTGTAAACAAACTAAACAAGAGACATATAAAACAAAAACAAGCAATGTTTTTATCATTTATAGGTATGTTAATTGTATGTATATTATATATTATAGGATATATTATATCAGTAGTAACAAACATTACATTACTTAATTTTTTAGTACTAGGTATTCTATTCACATTTGCCATAGAATCCATGATATTATGGGCAACATCAAATATACGTTATTATCAAGGAATATTAATAGGTGCAATACAACCCATACTTATACTTAGTATGTTAGTGTTAATTAACTACATTACATTTGCAACCATAAGCATTAATGCAGTATTATCATTATATCTTAAAGCAATACTTGGAGCAATAGTTTTAGCTATAGCAGTTTATGCATTTGTAGAAATAATACAATCACCCATCAAAAATAACTTAGGTGTTGGAGGTTTAGAATTACTAAGCCTATTTGTTGCACAGATAAGTGATGGATCACAGGGCATGGAACAAATATTTAATGAAATTGGTGAAGAAATAGATACAAGTGTTAGTTTAATAAGTTTTAAAACAGAAAAAGGTATTAAAGCAAATTACATATCACCAGGCGTACATCCAGGACCTGTAGGCTCTATTGGAGGTAGTAATTTACCAACAATTGTTGCAAATCAACTAGAAAATTTCAGTATAATTGCTCATGGAGCAGCTACTCATGATTTTAATCCTGTTACAGAAAAAGAAGTAGATAAAATAACTGAAGCAATAAATTCAATATTACCTAATCTAAAATACTCTGATAAAGCAAGTAAATTTCAAAGAATAAAATCACAAGATGCAAAACTAGGAGTTCAACAATTCAATGATGGACTAGTATTATTAACCACATTTGCACCAAATCCTGGTGATGATATAGATTATGGTATAGGGCTAGCATTATCTTATCAAGCAAAAGCACAAACTGGTGTAAAAGATATAGTCTTTGTTGATTGTCATAATTGTCTAGAAGGAAACTATGATAGACTACTTGCTGGACAAAACAGAGTAACACAACTAGAAAATGCTATTGAACAAATAAATCCAAATCAAGAACTATATCCAATAAAAATGGGCTATGCATATAATCCACTTGATGAAATTCCAGTAAAAGATGGAATTGGTGAAAGTGGAGTAAAACTAATGTTAACAGAAGTAGATACACAAAAGATGCTCTATGTTGTATTTGACGGTAATAACATGCAAAAAGGTTTTAGAGAACAGATAATAACAACAATAAAAGAAAAATATCCTGAAATTGACATGATAGAAGTCATGACAACAGACACACACCTTGTAAACACAATATCTGGTGGAGGATTAACAGTAGGTAGTAAACACCAAGAAATACTACTTAAAGAAATACTTAAACTAATTCCTAAAGCAATAAATGATTTAGAATATGTACAAGTAGCATCAGGAACTGCTAAAATACAACTAAAAGCATTTGGTCCAAACAATTCAACACAACTAGTAACAACATTATCATCAATTCTATCAGTAGCTAAATTATTAGCACCCCTAGTATTTCTAGTTGCTGCATTAATAACAATATTCGGGATATTTAGAATATAA
- the cysK gene encoding cysteine synthase A gives MENIEILKKPIANDITETIGNTPLVRLNNLTEGLEAEVLVKVESFNPVSSVKDRVAVSLIEDAEKKGKINKDTTIIEPTSGNTGVALAFAAAAKGYKLKIVLPESFSIERRKLVKIFGADLILTPAADGIPGAIKEAERLNEEIENSIILQQFENQANPEIHEKLTGPEIYKDTEGNVDIVVAAAGTGGTITGIAKSIKPLKEDFKAVAVEAAASPVITEGRKGVHKIQGISAGFIPDTLDLDVVDEVLTVADEDAGNTTIALAQKEGILAGISSGANVFAALELAKRPENKGKTIVAILPDTGERYLSVDWLVDLYY, from the coding sequence ATAGAAAATATAGAAATATTAAAAAAACCAATAGCAAATGATATTACAGAAACAATAGGTAATACTCCATTAGTACGATTAAATAATTTAACTGAAGGACTAGAAGCAGAAGTACTAGTAAAAGTAGAATCATTTAATCCAGTAAGTAGTGTAAAAGATAGAGTAGCAGTATCTTTAATAGAAGATGCAGAGAAAAAAGGAAAAATAAACAAAGATACAACAATCATAGAACCAACAAGTGGTAATACAGGTGTAGCATTAGCATTTGCAGCTGCAGCAAAAGGATATAAATTAAAAATAGTATTACCTGAATCATTCTCAATAGAAAGAAGAAAACTAGTGAAAATCTTTGGAGCAGATTTAATATTAACACCAGCAGCAGATGGAATTCCAGGAGCAATCAAAGAAGCAGAAAGATTAAATGAAGAAATTGAAAATTCCATAATATTACAACAATTTGAAAATCAAGCAAATCCTGAAATTCATGAAAAATTAACAGGACCTGAAATATATAAAGACACTGAAGGAAATGTAGATATTGTTGTAGCAGCAGCAGGTACTGGTGGAACAATAACAGGAATTGCTAAGTCCATAAAACCATTAAAAGAAGATTTTAAAGCAGTAGCAGTAGAAGCAGCTGCATCACCAGTAATAACTGAAGGAAGAAAAGGAGTACATAAAATACAAGGAATAAGTGCTGGATTTATACCAGATACATTAGATTTAGATGTAGTTGATGAAGTACTCACAGTAGCTGATGAAGATGCAGGAAACACAACAATAGCTTTAGCACAAAAAGAAGGAATTCTTGCAGGAATATCTTCAGGTGCAAATGTATTTGCAGCATTAGAACTAGCTAAAAGACCAGAAAATAAAGGTAAAACAATTGTAGCAATATTACCTGATACAGGAGAAAGGTATCTTAGTGTTGATTGGTTAGTTGATTTATACTACTAA
- a CDS encoding FumA C-terminus/TtdB family hydratase beta subunit, with protein sequence MEYELKTPLTNNDINKLEAGDTVYLTGKIYTARDSAHKRIIEEGAPIDLEGVVLFHAGPIIKKEEDNYNIVAIGPTTSMRMNPYEPEVLSMGVKAIIGKGGMDENTQKALVDNNCVFLTAVGGCAALYVNSINNVDSVNWLDLGMPEAIWELDVEKFGPLIVTMDSKDNNLYKRD encoded by the coding sequence ATGGAATATGAATTAAAGACGCCATTAACTAATAATGATATAAATAAATTAGAAGCAGGAGATACAGTTTATCTTACAGGAAAAATATATACTGCACGTGATAGTGCACATAAAAGAATAATAGAGGAAGGAGCTCCTATTGATTTAGAAGGAGTAGTGTTATTCCATGCAGGTCCTATTATTAAAAAAGAAGAAGACAATTATAATATTGTAGCTATTGGCCCTACAACTAGTATGCGTATGAATCCTTATGAACCAGAAGTTCTTTCAATGGGTGTAAAAGCAATTATAGGTAAAGGTGGAATGGATGAAAATACTCAGAAAGCACTTGTTGATAATAATTGTGTATTTCTTACAGCAGTTGGAGGTTGTGCTGCATTATATGTGAATAGTATTAATAATGTTGATTCTGTTAATTGGCTGGATTTAGGGATGCCTGAAGCTATATGGGAATTAGATGTTGAAAAATTTGGACCACTTATAGTTACTATGGATTCTAAAGATAATAATTTATATAAACGAGATTAG
- a CDS encoding metal-dependent transcriptional regulator: protein MDKCFKMHGKEISENIEEYLETIYKKSLAGDMAKTTEISKDLDIAPGSVTQMLKKLEEEGYVNYYQYKGVKLTDKGYKIAKSIVRKHRLLETFLYETLGLDMEDLHEQACAMEHSLSDEAERKLCQLLGYPNQCPDDHNIIPVCDLNISSCYECSTIHSIEEISRRVENLIAVGNMKPKQVGKVKFIRGDNNKIQDLLNLGITIESEITLINSTPLNGLVKILVESEELLLDKELSYNTFVELE from the coding sequence ATGGATAAGTGTTTTAAAATGCATGGAAAAGAAATAAGTGAAAATATTGAAGAATATTTAGAAACCATTTATAAAAAAAGTCTAGCTGGAGATATGGCAAAAACAACTGAAATATCAAAAGATTTAGATATAGCTCCAGGTAGTGTAACTCAAATGCTTAAAAAATTAGAAGAGGAAGGTTATGTTAATTACTACCAATACAAAGGAGTAAAACTCACAGATAAAGGTTATAAAATAGCAAAAAGCATAGTACGTAAACATAGACTTCTTGAAACATTTCTTTATGAAACATTAGGCTTAGACATGGAAGATTTACATGAACAAGCCTGTGCTATGGAACATTCATTATCAGATGAAGCTGAAAGAAAGTTATGTCAACTATTAGGATATCCTAATCAATGTCCCGATGATCATAATATAATACCTGTCTGTGATTTAAACATATCTTCCTGTTATGAATGTTCAACAATACATAGTATTGAGGAAATATCACGTAGAGTTGAGAATTTAATAGCAGTAGGTAATATGAAACCAAAACAAGTAGGTAAAGTAAAATTTATTCGAGGAGACAATAATAAAATTCAGGACTTATTAAATCTTGGAATTACTATTGAAAGTGAAATTACATTAATTAACTCCACACCATTAAATGGCCTCGTTAAAATCTTAGTAGAATCTGAAGAATTATTATTAGACAAAGAATTATCTTACAATACATTTGTTGAACTAGAATAA
- a CDS encoding desulfoferrodoxin family protein has product MVDFDFTNIIQCKNSGNVMELIYPGPTVDVNHVNIVEAKTEGEGEAKHLPVITRVDDGYTVKVGDIEHPMDEDHYIAVIEIIADGQVHKQYLKPGDKPEATFKIPEAENITAREFCTKHGLWQV; this is encoded by the coding sequence ATGGTAGATTTTGATTTCACAAACATAATACAATGTAAAAATAGTGGAAATGTAATGGAACTTATCTATCCAGGACCTACTGTAGATGTGAACCATGTAAATATTGTAGAAGCAAAAACAGAAGGAGAAGGAGAAGCAAAACATTTACCTGTAATTACAAGAGTAGATGATGGATACACTGTGAAAGTAGGAGATATTGAACATCCTATGGATGAAGATCACTACATAGCAGTAATTGAAATCATTGCAGATGGACAAGTTCACAAACAATACTTAAAGCCAGGTGACAAACCAGAAGCAACATTCAAAATACCAGAAGCAGAAAATATTACTGCAAGAGAATTTTGTACTAAACATGGCCTCTGGCAAGTTTAA
- the rd gene encoding rubredoxin, translating to MVQYKCMLCGWVYDSEKGDADHGIEPGTLFEDLPDDWTCPLCGAGKDVFEPVA from the coding sequence ATGGTACAATATAAATGTATGTTATGTGGTTGGGTTTATGATTCAGAAAAAGGAGATGCAGACCACGGAATAGAACCAGGAACATTATTTGAAGATTTACCAGATGATTGGACCTGTCCGTTATGTGGTGCAGGTAAAGATGTATTTGAACCTGTAGCATAG
- a CDS encoding FprA family A-type flavoprotein: MKAKAPKIAEGIYYVGTNDWDRREYHGYTLHGTTYNAFLVFSGDECALIDNVYPGKIYSAQMWGRIQNAFEDQGKEMKIDYIIQNHVEKDHSGALTEIHEKFPDAPIYCTPIAKIGLIKHYPDLADATFITVETGDSLKVGEKTFAFLDAKMLHWPDSMFTFLQEDGILFSNDAFGQHLCKMDRYDYEIPEAELMEAAQKFYANLLTPLTPLLNKKLAEVVELGLLEQIKTIAPSHGQIWTEPMKIIEAYQNWASGVCQRDQATLIYDTMHFSTQYMAHAIAEGLMSQGVDVKMHYLKEDERSETVKDILESKAVLMGVPTLFNKVFPSIADVLLYTDELQFARTGIKRLGATFGSFGWGGNGPAWLNTKMEEAGFEMVDNLEIQYVPSDEDLEKCFDLGVKIAEEIKKM; encoded by the coding sequence ATAAAAGCAAAAGCACCAAAAATAGCTGAAGGCATATATTATGTAGGAACTAATGACTGGGATAGACGAGAATATCATGGATACACATTACATGGAACAACGTACAATGCATTTCTCGTATTTTCAGGAGATGAATGTGCATTAATAGATAATGTATATCCAGGAAAAATATACTCAGCACAAATGTGGGGAAGAATACAAAATGCATTTGAAGATCAAGGAAAAGAAATGAAAATTGATTACATTATCCAAAATCACGTGGAAAAAGATCATAGTGGAGCATTAACAGAAATTCATGAAAAATTCCCTGATGCACCTATATACTGTACACCAATAGCAAAAATAGGACTCATAAAACACTATCCTGATCTTGCTGATGCAACATTTATAACAGTTGAAACTGGAGATTCATTAAAAGTAGGTGAAAAAACATTCGCATTCCTTGACGCAAAAATGTTACACTGGCCAGATAGTATGTTCACATTTTTACAAGAAGATGGAATTCTATTCTCAAATGATGCATTTGGACAACACCTATGTAAAATGGATAGATATGACTATGAAATACCAGAAGCAGAATTAATGGAAGCAGCACAAAAATTCTATGCAAACCTACTTACACCATTAACTCCATTATTAAATAAAAAACTCGCAGAAGTAGTAGAACTAGGATTACTTGAACAGATAAAAACAATTGCACCATCTCATGGACAAATATGGACAGAACCAATGAAAATTATTGAAGCATACCAAAACTGGGCAAGTGGAGTTTGTCAAAGAGATCAAGCAACTTTAATTTATGATACAATGCACTTCTCCACACAATACATGGCACATGCAATTGCTGAAGGATTAATGTCACAAGGTGTAGATGTAAAAATGCATTACTTAAAAGAAGATGAAAGAAGTGAAACTGTAAAAGATATTCTTGAAAGTAAAGCTGTGCTTATGGGAGTGCCTACACTATTTAATAAGGTATTTCCAAGTATAGCAGATGTATTATTATACACTGATGAATTACAATTTGCAAGAACTGGAATAAAAAGATTAGGAGCAACCTTTGGTTCCTTTGGATGGGGAGGAAATGGTCCTGCATGGTTAAATACTAAAATGGAAGAAGCAGGATTTGAAATGGTTGATAATCTTGAAATTCAATATGTTCCAAGTGATGAAGATTTAGAAAAATGTTTTGATCTAGGTGTAAAAATCGCTGAAGAAATAAAAAAAATGTAA
- the rbr gene encoding rubrerythrin yields the protein MVKTLENLAKAFVGESQARNRYTMYSKVAKKEGYEKIAEIFLLTADNEFQHAKVLFKMIQELKEDKDALDIDTGVCLDYGTTAENLASAAAGENEEATSMYPEFADIAEEEGLPIIAARLRNIGLVESHHEARYKKLLAMVEGKTFFNRDQEITWVCRKCGFVFKGEKPPEKCPICEHPTSYFELSVDEF from the coding sequence ATGGTAAAAACATTAGAAAATTTAGCAAAAGCATTTGTAGGTGAAAGTCAAGCAAGAAACAGATACACTATGTACTCTAAAGTTGCAAAAAAAGAAGGATATGAAAAAATAGCAGAAATATTCCTTTTAACTGCAGATAACGAATTCCAACACGCAAAAGTATTATTCAAAATGATTCAAGAATTAAAAGAAGACAAAGATGCATTAGACATTGATACAGGAGTATGCTTAGACTACGGAACAACTGCAGAAAACCTAGCATCAGCAGCAGCTGGAGAAAACGAAGAAGCAACATCAATGTACCCTGAATTTGCAGATATTGCAGAAGAAGAAGGATTACCAATAATTGCAGCAAGATTAAGAAATATAGGATTAGTAGAATCCCACCATGAAGCAAGATACAAAAAATTATTAGCAATGGTAGAAGGAAAAACATTTTTCAACAGAGATCAAGAAATTACATGGGTATGTAGAAAATGTGGATTTGTATTCAAAGGAGAAAAACCACCTGAAAAATGTCCAATTTGTGAACACCCAACAAGCTACTTTGAATTATCAGTAGATGAATTCTAA